From the genome of Dryobates pubescens isolate bDryPub1 chromosome 9, bDryPub1.pri, whole genome shotgun sequence, one region includes:
- the LYRM4 gene encoding LYR motif-containing protein 4 isoform X2 has protein sequence MAASSRAQVLRLYRALLRESQRFSGYNYRMYAIRRIRDAFRENKNIKDSEKIEELVNKAKANLEIIHRQAT, from the exons ATGGCAGCGTCCAGCCGGGCCCAGGTGCTGCGGTTGTATCGGGCTCTGCTGCGGGAGAGTCAGCGCTTCAGCGGCTACAACTACAG AATGTATGCCATCAGAAGGATAAGAGATGCCTTCAGAGAAAACAAGAATATAAAGGATTCTGAAAAAATAGAAGAACTAGTGAATAAAGCCAAAGCAAACCTAGAGATTATTCATCGGCAG